CGTGACCGGCGCGACGCGGTGCAGGCTGGTCGACGGGTAGAGCACCATGTCGCCGGCCGGCAGCTTCACCTTGTGCAGCCCGTAGCTGTCCTCGACCACCAGCTCGCCGCCGTCGTACTCGTCGGGGCCGGTGAAGAACAGCGTGCACGACACGTCGGTGCGCACCCAGGCGCCGGTGAACGGGTCGGCGCGCACCGCGTTGTCGACATGGTTGCCGAAGTCCATGCCGCCCTGGTAGCGGTTGAACAGCGGCGGGAAGATGGTCTTGGGCAGCGCCGCCGAGAAGAACAGGCCGCTGCGCCGGACCGCCGCGTCGACCATCTTGGCCAGTTCCTGCGACTCGGGCGCATCCTGCGGCAGCTGCCTATTGCGTTTGACCTGCGCCGACTGGCTGCCGGCGGTG
This DNA window, taken from Crenobacter cavernae, encodes the following:
- a CDS encoding Fe2+-dependent dioxygenase; protein product: MLLHIPDVLTPEELARGRALLEKAQWADGRITAGSQSAQVKRNRQLPQDAPESQELAKMVDAAVRRSGLFFSAALPKTIFPPLFNRYQGGMDFGNHVDNAVRADPFTGAWVRTDVSCTLFFTGPDEYDGGELVVEDSYGLHKVKLPAGDMVLYPSTSLHRVAPVTQGARVASFFWVQSMVRDDGKRSLLFDMDMAIASLRDKHGDTEELIALTATYHNLLRQWAEV